The following are encoded together in the Mycolicibacterium arabiense genome:
- the nuoD gene encoding NADH dehydrogenase (quinone) subunit D: MTDHDTDRRETLVTVGGQDWQDVVAAARDASSAGDRIVVNMGPQHPSTHGVLRLILEIDGETITEARCGIGYLHTGIEKNLEYRTWTQGVTFVTRMDYLSPFFNETVYCLGVEKLLGVTDDIPERASVIRVLLMELNRISSHLVALATGGMELGSMSAMFFGFRERELILSMFETITGLRMNHAFIRPGGLAADLPDEAIPQLQELLVLLPKRLYDMENLLNENYIWKARTVGVGYLDLTGCMALGITGPVLRSTGLPHDLRRAQPYCGYEDYEFDVVTTDECDAYGRYMIRVNEMRESIKIVEQCLDRLRPGPVMITDKKLAWPADLKIGPDGLGNSPEHIAKIMGSSMEALIHHFKLVTEGIRVPAGQVYAAVESPRGELGVHMVSDGGTRPYRVHYRDPSFTNLQAVAVMCEGGMVADAIAAVASIDPVMGGVDR, translated from the coding sequence GTGACCGATCACGACACCGACCGCCGCGAGACACTCGTCACCGTCGGCGGGCAAGACTGGCAGGACGTCGTCGCGGCGGCACGCGATGCGTCGTCGGCGGGCGACCGCATCGTCGTCAACATGGGGCCGCAGCACCCGTCGACGCACGGCGTGCTCCGGCTGATCCTCGAGATCGACGGCGAGACGATCACCGAGGCGCGCTGCGGCATCGGCTATCTGCACACCGGCATCGAGAAGAACCTCGAATACCGCACCTGGACCCAGGGCGTCACGTTCGTCACCCGGATGGACTACCTGTCCCCGTTCTTCAACGAGACGGTGTACTGCCTCGGCGTCGAGAAGCTGCTCGGCGTCACCGACGATATTCCTGAGCGCGCCAGCGTCATTCGCGTGCTGCTGATGGAACTCAACCGCATCTCGAGCCACCTCGTCGCGCTGGCCACCGGCGGCATGGAGCTGGGTTCGATGTCGGCGATGTTCTTCGGGTTCCGCGAACGGGAGCTTATCCTGTCGATGTTCGAGACCATCACCGGTCTGCGGATGAACCACGCCTTCATCCGGCCTGGGGGGTTGGCCGCCGACCTGCCCGACGAGGCCATCCCGCAGTTGCAGGAACTCCTGGTACTGCTGCCGAAGCGGTTGTACGACATGGAGAACCTGCTCAACGAGAACTACATCTGGAAGGCGCGCACCGTCGGCGTCGGCTACCTCGACCTGACCGGCTGCATGGCGCTCGGGATCACGGGTCCCGTGCTGCGCTCCACCGGGCTGCCCCACGATCTGCGCCGGGCGCAGCCGTACTGCGGCTACGAGGACTACGAGTTCGACGTCGTCACCACCGATGAGTGCGACGCCTACGGCCGATACATGATTCGCGTCAATGAGATGCGGGAGTCGATCAAGATCGTCGAGCAGTGCCTCGATCGCCTGCGGCCCGGGCCGGTGATGATCACCGACAAGAAGCTGGCCTGGCCCGCGGACCTGAAGATCGGCCCCGATGGCCTTGGCAACTCCCCCGAGCACATCGCGAAGATCATGGGCAGCTCGATGGAGGCGCTGATCCATCACTTCAAGCTGGTGACCGAGGGCATTCGCGTGCCTGCCGGGCAGGTGTACGCCGCGGTCGAATCGCCGCGCGGCGAGCTGGGCGTGCACATGGTCAGCGATGGCGGCACGCGCCCGTACCGCGTGCACTACCGCGACCCGTCGTTCACGAATCTGCAAGCGGTGGCGGTGATGTGCGAGGGCGGCATGGTGGCCGACGCGATTGCGGCGGTGGCGTCGATCGATCCGGTGATGGGCGGGGTGGACAGGTGA
- the nuoE gene encoding NADH-quinone oxidoreductase subunit NuoE, whose protein sequence is MTLVELQLGQRPDEAGPPITAGPQAYPADVTARLADDAAVIIAKYPHPRSALLPLLHLVQSQDGYLTPAGIAFCADRLALSPAEVTAVATFYSMYRRTPTGEYLVGVCTNTLCAVMGGDAILEVLEEHLGVHAGETTPDGRVTLEHVECNAACDYAPVVMVNWEFFDNQTPSSARDLVDDLRSGQAVTPTRGATLCTFRQTARILAGFPDDRPGANDGMPGAATLVGLEVARERGMSAPSPGEKPQAAEAPDEEHIAAETARNEPAPAPEAPPTNGRQP, encoded by the coding sequence GTGACACTCGTAGAACTCCAGTTGGGACAGCGGCCCGACGAAGCCGGGCCGCCGATCACGGCCGGCCCGCAGGCCTATCCCGCCGACGTCACCGCCCGACTCGCCGACGACGCAGCGGTGATCATCGCCAAGTACCCGCACCCGCGATCGGCCCTGCTGCCACTGCTGCACCTGGTGCAATCGCAGGACGGCTACCTGACTCCCGCGGGCATCGCGTTCTGCGCGGACCGGTTGGCGCTGAGCCCCGCCGAGGTCACCGCCGTGGCCACCTTCTACTCGATGTACCGACGCACGCCGACCGGTGAGTACCTGGTCGGCGTGTGCACCAACACGCTGTGCGCCGTCATGGGAGGTGACGCCATCCTCGAGGTCCTCGAGGAGCACCTCGGGGTGCACGCGGGCGAGACCACACCCGATGGCCGGGTCACCCTCGAGCACGTCGAGTGCAACGCCGCCTGCGACTACGCGCCGGTGGTGATGGTGAACTGGGAGTTCTTCGACAACCAAACCCCCTCGTCGGCACGCGATCTCGTCGACGACCTACGGTCAGGCCAGGCGGTGACCCCCACCCGCGGGGCAACGCTGTGCACGTTCCGCCAGACGGCGCGCATCCTGGCGGGCTTCCCCGACGACCGTCCCGGCGCCAACGACGGCATGCCGGGTGCGGCGACGCTGGTCGGTCTCGAGGTGGCCCGGGAACGCGGCATGAGCGCGCCGTCGCCGGGCGAGAAGCCCCAAGCGGCAGAGGCACCCGACGAGGAGCACATCGCGGCGGAGACGGCGCGCAACGAACCGGCGCCCGCACCCGAGGCGCCACCGACGAACGGTCGCCAGCCATGA